In Schizosaccharomyces osmophilus chromosome 2, complete sequence, the following proteins share a genomic window:
- the vps32 gene encoding ESCRT III complex subunit Vps32 codes for MSNILKWFGGAGRNKDVTKDTITRFQDTLSMFEKKEQRLERQIAEQNEIAKKNATTNKRAALAALKRKKMYENELEKIEGSRMNIEQQLYTIQNANLNFETLQAMRQGAEAMKQIQRGVDADKVDNIMDKIRDQQAISEEISAMISTPVGLNADVDEDELANELDELQQMELDNKMLGAEKPPVHAPGVPTGTPVDKLPSVDKPQEVDEEEELRKLQAEFSL; via the exons ATGtcaaatattttgaagTGGTTTGGAGGCGCCGGTCGTAACAAAGACGTGACGAAGGATACAATCACTCGATTCCAGGATACTTTGTCTatgtttgaaaagaaagagcaaAGACTAGAGCGTCAAATTGCtgaacaaaatgaaattgcCAAGAAGAATGCGACTACAAATAAAAGGG CGGCATTGGCGGCcttaaaaaggaaaaagatgtacgaaaatgaacttgaaaagattgaagGAAGTCGCATGAATATTGAGCAACAGCTCTATACCATCCAGAATGCAAATCTCAACTTTGAGACCTTACAAGCTATGCGTCAAGGTGCTGAGGCTATGAAGCAAATCCAACGAGGTGTGGATGCTGACAAGGTTGATAACATTATGGATAAAATTCGTGATCAACAAGCTATTTCTGAAGAAATTTCTGCTATGATCAGCACACCCGTGGGCTTGAACGCAGACGTGGACGAAGATGAACTGGCAAATGAATTGGATGAATTACAACAAATGGAGCTTGATAATAAGATGCTTGGAGCCGAGAAGCCACCTGTTCATGCCCCTGGAGTCCCTACCGGTACCCCCGTTGACAAACTTCCTTCGGTTGACAAACCTCAAGAAGTAgatgaggaagaggaaCTAAGAAAACTGCAAGCTGAATTCTCCCTTTAA
- the get3 gene encoding GET complex (ER membrane insertion) ATPase subunit Get3, which yields MSLEPLPGTLQNLLDQKTLKWVFVGGKGGVGKTTTSCSLAIQMSKVRSSILLISTDPAHNLSDAFGTKFGKDAKKVPGFENLSAMEIDPNQSIQEMTEQADQQNPNNPMSGMMQDLAFTIPGIDEALAFAEILKQVKSMEFDCVIFDTAPTGHTLRFLNFPTVLEKALGKLGGLSSRFGPMINQMSGLMGVNANQDDIFGKLEGMRENISQVNQQFKNAELTTFVCVCISEFLSLYETERMIQELVGYEIDVNNIVVNQLLLDPHTTCPQCLARRKMQQKYLDQIEELYEDFHIVKVPQIPAEVRGPEALKSFSEMLVKPYAHPSEK from the exons ATGTCATTAGAACCTTTACCCGGAACTTTGCAGAACTTGTTAGATCAAAAGACCTTGAAATGGGTATTCGTCGGTGGTAAAGGTGGCGTAGGTAAGACTACCACCTCTTGTTCTTTGGCTATTCAAATGTCCAAGGTTCGCTCTTCTATTTTGCTGATTTCGACCGATCCTGCTCACAACTTGTCTGATGCATTTGGAACAAAGTTTGGAAAAGACGCCAAAAAGGTCCCTGGATTTGAAAATCTTAGCGCTATGGAAATTGATCCAAATCAGTCTATTCAAGAAATGACAGAGCAAGCTGACCAACAAAATCCTAACAATCCCATGTCTGGTATGATGCAAGATTTAGCCTTTACCATTCCAGGTATTGATGAGGCGCTCGCTTTTGCCGAAATTTTAAAACAAGTTAAATCCATGGAATTTGATTGTGTCATCTTCGATACCGCTCCTACCGGTCATACTCTGagatttttgaatttcccAACTGTCCTTGAAAAGGCCCTAGGCAAACTTGGTGGCCTCTCTAGTCGCTTTGGTCCTATGATTAATCAGATGAGTGGATTAATGGGCGTCAACGCAAACCAGGATGACATCTTTGGTAAGCTTGAAGGCATGCGTGAAAACATTTCTCAAGTGAACCAACAGTTTAAGAACGCAGAACTAACCACCTTTGTTTGTGTTTGCATTTCTGAATTCCTCTCGCTTTATGAGACTGAAAGAATGATTCAAG AATTGGTTGGATACGAGATTGATGTAAATAACATTGTGGTCAACCAACTGTTATTGGATCCTCATACAACTTGTCCGCAATGTCTTGCTCGTAGAAAAATGCAGCAGAAGTATCTCGACCAAATTGAAGAGTTATACGAAGACTTTCACATCGTGAAAGTACCCCAAATTCCTGCGGAAGTTCGTGGCCCCGAGGCTTTGAAATCCTTCTCTGAAATGTTGGTTAAGCCTTATGCTCACCCTTCTGAAAAGTAA
- the ctr5 gene encoding plasma membrane copper transporter complex subunit Ctr5, whose protein sequence is MELQNALDFSAQKMSGMDMGNSSPHSCKMSMLWNWYTIDSCFLSNSWHAYTANKFAGSIIGVIFFAIAIEACRRVQRMFDAYIAQQSNGKTLQGPLRLFFPGNTLHVNVRQQLTRAFLQTCYYGAATILMLIVMSFNGYVILFAFFGAWIGYLLFSWDDNSFNGHSTGIGCC, encoded by the coding sequence ATGGAGTTGCAGAATGCTTTAGATTTTTCGGCGCAAAAAATGAGCGGTATGGACATGGGAAACTCCTCCCCACATTCTTGCAAAATGAGCATGCTCTGGAATTGGTATACTATTGACTCTTGTTTTCTGTCCAACTCTTGGCATGCGTATACGGCAAACAAATTTGCTGGCTCAATTATTGGTgtcattttctttgctatCGCTATTGAGGCCTGCAGGAGAGTCCAGAGAATGTTTGACGCTTATATTGCTCAACAATCTAATGGAAAGACACTACAAGGCCCCTTAcgattattttttcctgGCAATACTCTTCATGTGAATGTGCGCCAACAGCTCACTCGGGCCTTCCTTCAAACCTGCTATTACGGTGCCGCTACCATACTCATGCTTATCGTCATGTCCTTCAATGGATACGTTATTTTATTTGCCTTTTTTGGCGCTTGGATAGGATACCTATTATTTTCCTGGGACGACAATAGTTTCAATGGTCATTCAACTGGCATTGGTTGTTGCTag
- the dhx37 gene encoding ATP-dependent RNA helicase Dhx37, translating to MGRLRKRFNEKGRQSGIQKMLNLKKSRLHRSIREQDDASSEVPKAIPEEPQTTDTNVDVITDEDKKEKEERKRQLKEQLMKENEGAPMSAKKKKRLDKYIENKLKKETSAALMAKIAEETVDVSLLYSTKDLGKPKTSRERLQRSLLEEKKGLPISDPSSRLYTSVEVNETQPETPDTNLEDISPNKNIPGSAFGFGFSNTSAPLGTTTAAPIKVLPPKRKRSLRWGKTEDFSDADDSDEQDYLSTDSEEEEEEDEDEEADSGPDEQSLSEKTSTENDKAESPPDGIDSNLKNQASKKQPVAAQHPDLHSEEFDLNSSEEELSAEESDKESGNDATERANRFKFWASQQVLPGDSFEHEKQESVISAQNDEIRQRIRNPKKLKKAEDDSDVLPVGVDEVKDRKTNYRLVNRPPEIQESRLALPIVAEEQSIMEHVFANDVVIVCGATGSGKTTQVPQFLFEAGFGSPESDTPGLIAVTQPRRVAAVSIAKRVAEELTGFSSNVSHQIRFDSTVNPETAIKFMTDGVLIRELSTDFLLTSYSAIIVDEAHERSVNTDILLGLLSRIVRLRREMSENDPNIKPLKLLIMSATLRVSDFAENRQLFTQPPPILKIDARQYPVSIHFNRTTKVNYIEDAYDKVCKIHNRLPAGAILVFLTGQQEVEQLCSMLRKRFNRSYRPQHKQNGRVTISRKEMSLENEDIQSDSEDEEKNISPKLDSIELDKESEPMHVLPLYSLLTTENQLKVFEKPPEGHRMCIVATNVAETSITIPNVRYVVDCGKAKERVYNEHTSVQKFEVCWISKANADQRAGRAGRTGAGHCYRLYSSAVYDREFSQHSLPEILRVPVESIVLQMKSMNIDNVANFPYPTPPSRANLQKALQLLSVLGATDRKDQLTKLGEQMSLFPLSPRFSKMLIIGQQLGCLPYVIALVAALSINQLFVSKQALLYDANRKETVSEETEIIENEDLKQREEHKNRLRGFYNALFKFQAIDTDSPALRYLSAVCAYDYAADKIRFCRENYLRSKALEEVFSLRKQLINLLKRYIVGTNNDFAKIQLKPPSDTQIKALRQFIASSYIDQIAFYDQEKKGYVTLFPCGAETARFVPDTPPNFQPQFAVYQHLHESSTGRVYMEPLTSVTGQQLARLAKNSSLISYSKPLSYPPIRYIDDGIKRECYVIPILSSHTGSGGASWNLPAERVLQKRINGRWELTQ from the exons ATGGGCCGCTTAAGGAAGAGATTTAATGAGAAGGGCCGTCAAAGCGGCATCCAGAAGATGCTGAACCTGAAAAAGTCGCGATTGCATCGCTCTATACGAGAGCAAGATGATGCGTCTTCAGAAGTTCCTAAAGCCATTCCTGAGGAACCTCAAACCACCGATACAAATGTGGATGTCATTACAGATgaagataaaaaagaaaaagaggagaGGAAGCGCCAATTGAAAGAACAattgatgaaagaaaatgaaggcGCTCCCATGTCtgcgaaaaagaaaaagcggTTGGACAAATATATT gaaaacaaattaaaaaaagagacCTCTGCTGCTTTAATGGCGAAAATCGCCGAGGAAACTGTAGATGTATCTTTATTGTATAGTACAAAAGACCTAGGAAAACCAAAGACTTCCAGGGAACGGCTACAAAGATCCTTGTTGgaggaaaaaaagggatTGCCAATTTCCGATCCTTCTAGTCGTCTTTATACGTCCGTAGAAGTGAACGAAACTCAACCAGAAACTCCGGATACTAATCTAGAAGATATCTCCCCAAATAAGAATATACCTGGTTCTGCTTTTGGATTCGGATTCTCCAATACTTCTGCTCCCTTGGGGACTACAACTGCTGCACCCATAAAAGTTCTTCCACCCAAACGCAAAAGATCACTTCGATGGGGCAAAACCGAAGATTTTAGTGACGCTGATGACTCTGATGAACAAGATTATCTAAGCACAGAtagtgaagaagaagaagaagaagacgagGACGAGGAAGCTGATTCAGGACCCGATGAGCAATCATTATCAGAAAAAACCTCTACAGAGAACGATAAAGCTGAAAGTCCTCCTGATGGAATTGACAGCAATCTTAAAAACCAAGCTAGTAAGAAGCAACCAGTAGCTGCCCAGCACCCTGATCTTCATAGTGAAGAGTTTGACCTAAACTCgtcagaagaagaactaAGTGCTGAAGAAAGTGACAAAGAAAGTGGTAACGACGCTACTGAAAGAGCTAACCGTTTTAAATTTTGGGCTTCTCAACAAGTTCTTCCTGGTGACTCATTTGAGCATGAGAAGCAAGAATCTGTTATTTCAGCTCAAAACGACGAAATTCGTCAGCGCATACGAAATCCCAAAAAGCTTAAAAAGGCTGAAGATGATTCCGATGTTTTACCTGTAGGTGTTGACGAAGTGAAAGATCGAAAGACAAATTATAGACTTGTTAATCGTCCCCCCGAAATTCAGGAATCCAGACTCGCACTTCCCATAGTTGCTGAAGAACAAAGCATTATGGAACATGTATTTGCCAATGATGTGGTAATTGTCTGCGGTGCAACCGGAAGTGGTAAAACGACTCAAGTCCCTcagtttttatttgaagcTGGATTTGGTTCTCCTGAGTCAGATACCCCCGGTTTGATTGCAGTTACACAACCTCGTCGTGTAGCTGCCGTTAGTATTGCTAAAAGAGTTGCCGAAGAACTTACTGGCTTCTCCTCTAACGTTAGTCACCAAATTCGGTTTGACAGCACTGTTAATCCAGAAACGGCTATCAAATTCATGACTGACGGTGTTTTAATTCGTGAGTTATCAACTGACTTTTTGTTAACTTCGTACTCGGCTATTATCGTAGACGAGGCTCATGAGCGTAGTGTTAATACTGATATTCTACTTGGCCTTTTAAGTCGTATTGTGCGTCTCCGGAGAGAAATGAGCGAGAATGATCCTAATATAAAGCCTCTCAAATTGTTGATCATGTCTGCCACACTTCGTGTATCCGATTTCGCAGAAAACAGACAACTCTTTACTCAACCTCCCccaattttaaaaatcgATGCTAGACAGTATCCTGTCTCCATCCATTTTAACAGAACGACGAAGGTGAACTATATAGAAGATGCATATGACAAAGTCTGTAAAATTCACAATCGATTACCAGCCGGTGCtattttggtatttttgaCTGGTCAGCAGGAAGTAGAGCAACTTTGCTCAATGCTTCGAAAACGATTCAATCGCTCTTACAGACCtcaacataaacaaaatggaCGTGTCACTATctctagaaaagaaatgtcactagaaaatgaagatatTCAGTCTGACAGCGAAGacgaagagaaaaacatCTCTCCGAAGTTGGACTCTATTGAATTAGACAAAGAATCTGAGCCAATGCACGTTTTACCTCTTTACTCTTTGTTGACTACGGAAAATCAGTTAAAAGTGTTTGAAAAACCACCAGAGGGTCATAGAATGTGTATTGTCGCTACCAACGTCGCTGAAACTTCTATCACTATTCCGAACGTCCGTTACGTGGTGGACTgtggaaaagcaaaagaaagagtttACAATGAACATACCTCAGTTCAAAAGTTTGAAGTTTGCTGGATTAGCAAAGCAAATGCCGATCAACGTGCTGGCCGTGCAGGCCGTACTGGAGCAGGTCATTGCTATCGACTCTATTCTTCAGCTGTATACGATAGAGAATTCAGCCAGCATTCTTTGCCAGAAATCTTACGTGTGCCAGTTGAAAGTATCGTGCTTCAAATGAAGAGTATGAATATCGATAATGTTGCAAATTTTCCTTATCCTACTCCTCCTAGTCGTGCAAACCTTCAAAAAGCGTTGCAACTGCTATCGGTATTGGGCGCTACTGACCGTAAAGATCAACTCACAAAATTGGGGGAACAAATGTCTTTGTTTCCACTTTCTCCAaggttttccaaaatgtTAATTATTGGTCAGCAACTTGGGTGCCTTCCTTATGTCATTGCATTGGTGGCAGCACTTTCTATCAATCAGTTATTTGTATCGAAGCAAGCGCTTTTATATGATGCTaatagaaaggaaacaGTTTCAGAAGAAACTGAAATTATTGAGaatgaagatttgaaaCAACGTGAAGAGCATAAAAATAGGTTACGTGGCTTCTACAACGCTCTTTTTAAGTTTCAGGCCATAGACACGGATTCTCCTGCCTTGAGATACCTAAGTGCAGTCTGTGCTTATGACTATGCGGCCGATAAAATTAGATTTTGCCGAGAAAATTATCTTCGTTCTAAAGCGTTAGAAGAAGTTTTCAGTCTCAGAAAACAATTAATCAACCTTCTAAAAAGGTATATTGTAGGCACTAATAATGATTTCGCCAAAATACAATTGAAGCCTCCGTCTGATACACAAATAAAGGCATTACGGCAGTTTATAGCTTCTTCCTACATCGACCAAATTGCGTTCTACgaccaagaaaagaagggtTATGTTACACTATTTCCATGTGGAGCTGAAACCGCACGATTTGTTCCGGACACTCCTCCCAACTTCCAGCCTCAGTTTGCTGTGTATCAGCATCTACATGAAAGTTCTACTGGAAGGGTGTATATGGAACCTTTGACATCCGTCACTGGTCAACAGTTGGCTAGACTGGCAAAAAATTCTAGTCTAATATCTTACTCGAAACCCTTGTCTTATCCTCCTATCCGCTACATAGACGATGGTATTAAACGAGAGTGTTATGTTATACCAATTTTGAGTTCACATACGGGTTCAGGCGGAGCTTCATGGAATCTTCCCGCTGAAAGGGTTTTACAAAAACGTATCAATGGAAGATGGGAACTAACTCAATAA
- a CDS encoding Schizosaccharomyces specific protein produces MKRDRPSDNGLFPEDDQISLVSPFSSYDSNFFAKRPRFGSNSVLPDETSFHQAFPPVSTSPTGSRKRSHPDETHMDEDLAGHAFVSPDNNSSAIPRSTSQLQQDLQTDGLPRKKVSLESNHPQMTTQVVDLSTGRPLERAPELESEVPPDASKSLVPYPNRLKILSFNSPCFSSTVPQFPSSSHWGFDPHLKDKDDTRLIQYIPTESRPHWTVEEPMSSDSNNPEENEPCSSVVVEELEDDYDESNDPKVPNVTTSSHTNTFPSLHNQDAMDIE; encoded by the coding sequence ATGAAGCGTGACAGACCTTCTGACAACGGGTTATTCCCCGAGGACGACCAGATCTCTTTAgtttctcctttttcttcttatgattcaaatttttttgcgAAGAGACCACGGTTTGGTTCAAACTCGGTTTTACCAGATGAGACCTCTTTCCATCAAGCTTTCCCTCCGGTCTCAACTTCACCTACTGGTTCCCGAAAACGATCCCATCCAGATGAGACTCATATGGATGAAGATTTAGCTGGACATGCATTCGTTTCTCCAGATAACAACTCTTCGGCGATTCCAAGGAGTACCTCTCAGTTGCAGCAAGACCTGCAAACAGATGGTTTACCAAGGAAAAAGGTTTCTTTGGAATCGAATCATCCACAAATGACAACCCAAGTAGTTGACTTGTCTACGGGGCGTCCTTTAGAGCGAGCGCCTGAACTAGAATCCGAAGTCCCCCCCGATGCATCCAAATCTTTAGTTCCTTACCCAAATCGTTTGAAGATACTCTCTTTCAATTCtccttgtttttcttccacTGTACCCCAGTTTCCATCATCATCTCACTGGGGCTTCGATCCTCATCTCAAAGATAAAGATGACACTCGGTTAATTCAATATATTCCAACTGAAAGTAGACCTCACTGGACAGTTGAAGAACCTATGTCTTCTGATTCCAACAACcctgaagaaaatgaaccTTGCAGTTCTGTAGTCGTTGAAGAACTAGAAGATGACTATGATGAATCTAACGACCCTAAAGTGCCTAATGTGACAACTAGTAGCCATACCAATACGTTTCCTTCCTTGCATAACCAAGATGCAATGGACATTGAATGA
- the cwp1 gene encoding geranylgeranyltransferase I and farnesyltransferase alpha subunit Cwp1, whose translation MEALEPELVKILDVEKYGALTPIPQDDGVNPLAKINYSKEYEQGMAYFRALAAKQEYSIRAFNLTCFLIMHNPAHYTVWAYRFQVLNYIPELIPQELAWLDSVIEDFQKNYQVWHHRQKLLGITKDYKRELEFTKDMFYSDAKNYHVWSYRLWILQNFHDYTKELSLTDYLLGEDVYNNSAWNHRFFVLFESNANLERSLQEELDFLNDKLSQSSDNQSAWNYLNGIMKKVGSNQVTGIANRLEELLPSSNRFLLEFLAEYDPTRSKVIYEKLANEVDPDNQTLWNWMIQQVPSP comes from the exons ATGGAGGCATTAGAACCAGAATTAGTAAAAATTTTAGATGTTGAAAAGTATGGGGCTTTAACACCTATTCCACAAGACGATGGGGTAAACCCGTTggcaaaaataaattactCCAAGGAATATGAGCAGGGAATGGCTTATTTTCGCGCTTTGGCCGCCAAACAAGAATATTCGATACGGGCATTCAACTTAACTTGCTTTCTAATTATGCACAATCCAGCCCATTACACAGTATGGGCATACCGATTCCAGGTCCTTAATTATATTCCAGAGCTTATTCCGCAAGAATTGGCGTGGCTCGATTCAGTCATTGAAGACTTTCAGAAAAACTATCAGGTTTGGCACCATAGACAGAAACTGCTAGGAATAACAAAAGACTATAAACGTGAATTGGAATTCACAAAAGATATGTTTTATTCGGATGCTAAGAATTACCACGTTTGGTCTTACCGGTTGTGGATTTTACAGAATTTCCATGACTATACAAAAGAGTTAAGCTTGACAGACTATTTACTAGGAGAAGATGTATATAACAACTCTGCTTGGAATCATCGATTTTTTGTGCTTTTCGAATCAAATGCGAACCTTGAACGGAGCTTGCAAGAAGAACTGGATTTTCTCAATGACAAGCTCTCTCAGTCATCAGATAATCAAAGTGCTTGGAACTATTTGAATGG aattatgaaaaaagtaGGATCAAATCAAGTAACTGGTATTGCAAATCGGTTAGAAGAATTACTTCCGTCTTCTAAcagatttcttttggagTTCTTGGCTGAATATGATCCTACGCGTTCGAAAGTCATTTACGAAAAGCTAGCGAATGAAGTGGATCCAGACAATCAAACGCTGTGGAATTGGATGATCCAGCAAGTGCCTAGCCCGTGA
- the dpc13 gene encoding mitochondrial conserved protein Dpc13: MHFWKAIPRVLLQRTASNSLVRCMQRPAFVRPVWRSYATTKPDDNMFGENMGMDDKMQKIEEKMSSVVLNDPELVEKIDRLRVFCEKHGLKPGVQPSPLVMLKLARDPEFIELSQAIREIFEKSGIQNDPELLEYLKRIKLDDK, encoded by the exons ATgcatttttggaaagcGATTCCTCGTGTGCTTCTTCAACGCACAGCCTCAAATTCTTTAGTTCGTTGTATGCAACGACCTGCTTTCGTCCGTCCGGTTTGGAGAAGCTATGCGACTACAAAGCCAGATGATAATATGTTTGGTGAGAACATGGGAATGGACGATAAAATGcagaaaatagaagaaaaaatgagcTCTGTTGTCCTCAACGACCCAGAACTTGTCGAAAAAATTGATCGTCTTCGTGTATTCTGTGAGAAACATGGTCTAAAGCCAGGAGTGCAACCTTCGCCTTTGGTGATGCTCAAATTGGCAAGAGACCCAGAATTTATTGAACTATCACAGGCTATTCgtgaaatttttgaaaagtctgGTATTCAAAATGATCCTGA GCTTTTAGAATATTTAAAGCGAATTAAACTTGATGATAAGTAA
- the nxt1 gene encoding mRNA export receptor Nxt1 translates to MEFATQSAQNFVHRYYVCLENGRDKLPEFYRPSSLISWNGRPMQSADLLSMITSFPPTKTKVEDYDCQNVMGSVANLLLMVSGSIRFADKKAHIFSDNLVLQQDESGQYFIASQNFRIMNE, encoded by the exons ATGGAATTTGCAACACAGT CTGCCCAAAATTTTGTACATCGTTACTATGTCTGTCTCGAAAATGGACGAGACAAACTTCCAGAATTTTACCGGCCTTCGAGTCTCATTAGTTGGAACGGTCGTCCTATGCAATCTGCCGATCTTTTATCCATGATTACAAGCTTTCCACCTACGAAAACCAAAGTGGAAGATTACGACTGTCAAAATGTCATGGGGTCGGTTGCCAATCTGCTACTGATGGTTTCTGGCAGTATTCGATTTGCAGATAAAAAAGCCCATATTTTTTC tGACAACCTTGTTTTGCAACAAGATGAATCTGGTCAGTACTTCATAGCCAGCCAAAATTTTCGAATTATGAACGAATAG
- the scm3 gene encoding CENP-A histone chaperone Scm3, whose amino-acid sequence MNSFQNEDHASFGNPDSHPFHADAPTSAFACPTQLSTIEDLLESRRASQKRYEEFLTSLFEKYGRDTSDIADEIDLSTGKIVVNRGHLLGLKNKNDVWTVEDETNNAQEDTSAAFALPSSKLTKGENQTPVENEKTKQCNFDIAEDVPLVSFFQNRVGSLHPFNQSSFSKASHPKKEIETTCVNTIVKEQGSHQKSSFLPPASSQSVPDSFSEEDAAQKSKSKDLVLPKPKPKPNHRVKEISHPSPSANEDKDVKDSQAESNTNNPFQTPEKPSRKGSTPSKRPNSFSTSTKKRNFVSLLSMVSPRPSFVYKDSQNFVAKPVSTSQISAPFAKHHSKENCGKAFCFGCLSRNRDQGKV is encoded by the coding sequence atgaattctttccaaaacGAAGACCACGCGTCCTTTGGAAACCCAGATTCTCATCCTTTTCACGCGGATGCTCCTACGTCTGCATTCGCGTGTCCTACTCAGCTTTCGACGATAGAAGATTTACTTGAAAGTCGGCGTGCTTCTCAAAAACGTTATGAAGAGTTTCTGacttctttatttgaaaaatatggACGCGACACTTCTGACATAGCTGACGAAATTGACCTTTCCACTGGAAAAATTGTTGTAAATAGAGGCCATTTACTTGgattaaaaaacaagaatgaCGTCTGGACGGTAGAAGACGAAACTAATAATGCACAGGAAGATACATCTGCAGCTTTTGCCTTACCCTCCAGCAAGCTGACGAAGGGCGAGAATCAAACACCagttgaaaatgaaaaaacaaagcaatgTAATTTTGATATAGCTGAAGATGTTCCTCTCGTgtccttttttcaaaacagGGTTGGTAGTTTGCATCCATTCAATCAATCGTCGTTCTCAAAGGCATCGCATCCTAAGAAAGAAATCGAAACCACTTGCGTTAATACCATAGTGAAAGAACAGGGCTCTCATCAaaaatcttcctttcttcCTCCTGCTTCTTCTCAGTCAGTCCCTGATTCGTTCTCGGAAGAAGATGCAGCccaaaaatcaaagtcGAAAGACTTGGTACTTCCTAAGCCAAAACCAAAGCCAAACCATAGAGTCAAGGAGATTTCTCATCCTTCACCGAGTGCGAATGAAGATAAAGATGTGAAAGACTCTCAGGCAGAATCGAACACAAACAATCCTTTCCAAACTCCCGAAAAGCCATCAAGAAAAGGCTCTACACCTTCTAAGCGaccaaattctttttctacttccacgaaaaaaaggaattttgtTTCCCTCTTATCCATGGTTTCTCCCCGTCCTTCATTTGTATACAAGGATTCTCAAAATTTCGTCGCCAAACCCGTTTCTACATCCCAAATATCTGCTCCTTTTGCCAAGCATCATTCCAAGGAGAATTGTGGAAAggcattttgttttggatgCCTATCCAGAAATAGGGACCAAGGAAAGGTATAA